In the Topomyia yanbarensis strain Yona2022 chromosome 3, ASM3024719v1, whole genome shotgun sequence genome, one interval contains:
- the LOC131687443 gene encoding uncharacterized protein LOC131687443, with protein MVWIPENDIFVFDGLFKEEIQSLLDGNVTPTKRQVLRVVMSIFDPLGLVAPFVVHGKILVQNIWRSGISWDDRIPDELLAHWQRWTLLLQQLKEISISRCYFPGYDPRSYDDIELHTFVDASEDAYACVSYFRMVDRGEIRCSLVAAKTKVAPLKPLSIPKLELQAAVIGARMTKNIVENHTIKVKRQVMWTDSSTVLSWLRSDVRKYRQYVAFRVSEILDHTSVDEWRWVSSKWNVADDATKWGKGPRIDSNSRWFKAPEFINRLSEFWPDHVFPPAGTTEELRPVHAHRGIRMQQLLNFGRFSKWERLVRAVAYVYRFINILQRRVHGKSSETSKWLSREEILTAERTIWKQIQFEEYADEILVISMNQKLPLEKRERLDSNSKLIKLSPFLDDRGVLRMETRMATRSERNNKIITD; from the coding sequence ATGGTCTGGATACCAGAAAACGACATCTTCGTATTCGACGGACTTTTTAAGGAAGAGATCCAGTCATTGCTCGATGGAAATGTTACTCCTACGAAACGTCAGGTGCTGCGGGTCGTCATGAGCATTTTCGATCCACTTGGATTGGTGGCACCTTTCGTAGTTCACGGAAAAATACTTGTCCAAAATATTTGGCGGTCAGGTATTTCCTGGGATGATCGCATTCCTGACGAATTACTTGCTCACTGGCAGCGCTGGACCCTACTCCTGCAACAACTTAAGGAAATATCTATTTCTCGGTGCTATTTTCCCGGCTATGATCCACGAAGCTATGACGACATCGAACTTCACACGTTTGTGGATGCCAGTGAAGATGCTTATGCTTGTGTATCCTACTTTAGAATGGTAGATCGAGGGGAAATTCGCTGTTCCCTCGTTGCTGCCAAGACGAAAGTGGCTCCTTTGAAACCATTGTCCATCCCAAAACTGGAGCTTCAAGCAGCCGTCATAGGAGCTCGAATGACGAAGAATATTGTGGAAAATCACACTATAAAAGTAAAACGGCAGGTGATGTGGACCGATTCCAGCACGGTATTGTCTTGGCTACGGTCGGACGTGCGGAAATATCGTCAATACGTGGCGTTTAGAGTTTCGGAAATTTTGGATCATACTTCCGTGGATGAATGGCGCTGGGTTTCATCAAAATGGAATGTCGCTGACGATGCCACGAAATGGGGCAAGGGCCCTAGAATCGATAGTAACAGTCGTTGGTTCAAAGCTCCAGAGTTCATAAACCGCCTTTCGGAATTCTGGCCAGACCATGTTTTTCCTCCTGCTGGTACAACTGAAGAACTCCGTCCAGTACACGCTCATCGAGGAATCCGTATGCAGCAGCTATTGAATTTCGGAAGATTTTCCAAATGGGAACGATTGGTTCGTGCGGTTGCTTACGTGTACAGATTCATCAATATTCTTCAGCGTAGAGTGCATGGCAAATCATCCGAAACATCGAAGTGGTTGAGCAGGGAGGAAATACTAACAGCAGAGAGAACAATCTGGAAGCAAATACAGTTCGAGGAGTATGCCGACGAGATTCTCGTCATTAGTATGAATCAGAAGCTACCCTTGGAGAAGCGTGAACGTTTGGATTCGAACAGTAAACTCATCAAACTTTCACCGTTCTTGGACGATCGCGGAGTTTTACGTATGGAAACTAGGATGgcaacccgatcagaaagaaataacaaaattattacagactga